One Ailuropoda melanoleuca isolate Jingjing chromosome 14, ASM200744v2, whole genome shotgun sequence DNA segment encodes these proteins:
- the SRSF5 gene encoding serine/arginine-rich splicing factor 5 isoform X3 has product MSGCRVFIGRLNPAAREKDVERFFKGYGRIRDIDLKRGFGFVEFEDPRDADDAVYELDGKELCSERNAPPVRTENRLIVENLSSRVSWQDLKDFMRQAGEVTFADAHRPKLNEGVVEFASYGDLKNAIEKLSGKEINGRKIKLIEGSKRHSRSRSRSRSRTRSSSRSRSRSRSRSRKSYSRSRSRSRSRSKSRSVSRSPVPEKSQKRGSSSRSKSPASVDRQRSRSRSRSRSRSVDSGN; this is encoded by the exons ATGAGTGGTTGTCGAGTATTTATCGGGAGGCTAAATCCAGCGGCCAGGGAGAAAGACGTGGAAAGATTCTTCAAGGGGTATGGACGAATAAGAGATATTGATCTGAAAAGAGGCTTTGGTTTTGTG gaatttgAGGATCCCAGGGATGCAGATGATGCTGTATATGAACTCGATGGAAAAGAACTGTGTAGTGAAAG aaaTGCTCCACCTGTAAGAACAGAAAATCGGCTTATAGTTGAGAATTTATCTTCAAGAGTCAGCTGGCAG GATCTCAAAGATTTCATGAGACAAGCGGGGGAAGTAACCTTTGCGGATGCACATCGACCTAAATTAAATGAAGG GGTGGTTGAGTTTGCCTCTTACGGTGATTTAAAGAATGCTATTGAAAAACtttcaggaaaggaaataaatgggagaaaaatcaaattaatcGAAGGCAGCAAAAGGCACAG TAGGTCACGAAGCAGGTCTCGTTCCAGGACCAGGAGTTCCTCTAGGTCTCGTAGCCGGTCTCGTTCTCGGAGTCGCAAGTCTTACAGCCGGTCCAGGAGCCGGAGCAGGAGCCGGAGCAAGTCCCGTTCTGTTAGTAGGTCTCCTGTGCCTGAGAAGAGCCAGAAACGTGGTTCTTCAAGTAGATCTAAATCTCCAGCATCTGTGGATCGCCAGAGGTCCAGGTCCCGATCCCGGTCAAGGTCCAGATCAGTTGACAGTGGCAATTAA
- the SRSF5 gene encoding serine/arginine-rich splicing factor 5 isoform X1 produces the protein MSGCRVFIGRLNPAAREKDVERFFKGYGRIRDIDLKRGFGFVEFEDPRDADDAVYELDGKELCSERVTIEHARARSRGGRGRGRYSDRFSSRRPRNDRRNAPPVRTENRLIVENLSSRVSWQDLKDFMRQAGEVTFADAHRPKLNEGVVEFASYGDLKNAIEKLSGKEINGRKIKLIEGSKRHSRSRSRSRSRTRSSSRSRSRSRSRSRKSYSRSRSRSRSRSKSRSVSRSPVPEKSQKRGSSSRSKSPASVDRQRSRSRSRSRSRSVDSGN, from the exons ATGAGTGGTTGTCGAGTATTTATCGGGAGGCTAAATCCAGCGGCCAGGGAGAAAGACGTGGAAAGATTCTTCAAGGGGTATGGACGAATAAGAGATATTGATCTGAAAAGAGGCTTTGGTTTTGTG gaatttgAGGATCCCAGGGATGCAGATGATGCTGTATATGAACTCGATGGAAAAGAACTGTGTAGTGAAAG GGTTACTATTGAACATGCTAGGGCTCGGTCTCGAGGTGGACGAGGTAGAGGACGCTATTCTGACCGTTTTAGTAGTCGCAGACCTCGAAATGATAGACG aaaTGCTCCACCTGTAAGAACAGAAAATCGGCTTATAGTTGAGAATTTATCTTCAAGAGTCAGCTGGCAG GATCTCAAAGATTTCATGAGACAAGCGGGGGAAGTAACCTTTGCGGATGCACATCGACCTAAATTAAATGAAGG GGTGGTTGAGTTTGCCTCTTACGGTGATTTAAAGAATGCTATTGAAAAACtttcaggaaaggaaataaatgggagaaaaatcaaattaatcGAAGGCAGCAAAAGGCACAG TAGGTCACGAAGCAGGTCTCGTTCCAGGACCAGGAGTTCCTCTAGGTCTCGTAGCCGGTCTCGTTCTCGGAGTCGCAAGTCTTACAGCCGGTCCAGGAGCCGGAGCAGGAGCCGGAGCAAGTCCCGTTCTGTTAGTAGGTCTCCTGTGCCTGAGAAGAGCCAGAAACGTGGTTCTTCAAGTAGATCTAAATCTCCAGCATCTGTGGATCGCCAGAGGTCCAGGTCCCGATCCCGGTCAAGGTCCAGATCAGTTGACAGTGGCAATTAA
- the SRSF5 gene encoding serine/arginine-rich splicing factor 5 isoform X2 produces the protein MSGCRVFIGRLNPAAREKDVERFFKGYGRIRDIDLKRGFGFVEFEDPRDADDAVYELDGKELCSERVTIEHARARSRGGRGRGRYSDRFSSRRPRNDRRNAPPVRTENRLIVENLSSRVSWQDLKDFMRQAGEVTFADAHRPKLNEGVVEFASYGDLKNAIEKLSGKEINGRKIKLIEGSKRHRSRSRSRSRTRSSSRSRSRSRSRSRKSYSRSRSRSRSRSKSRSVSRSPVPEKSQKRGSSSRSKSPASVDRQRSRSRSRSRSRSVDSGN, from the exons ATGAGTGGTTGTCGAGTATTTATCGGGAGGCTAAATCCAGCGGCCAGGGAGAAAGACGTGGAAAGATTCTTCAAGGGGTATGGACGAATAAGAGATATTGATCTGAAAAGAGGCTTTGGTTTTGTG gaatttgAGGATCCCAGGGATGCAGATGATGCTGTATATGAACTCGATGGAAAAGAACTGTGTAGTGAAAG GGTTACTATTGAACATGCTAGGGCTCGGTCTCGAGGTGGACGAGGTAGAGGACGCTATTCTGACCGTTTTAGTAGTCGCAGACCTCGAAATGATAGACG aaaTGCTCCACCTGTAAGAACAGAAAATCGGCTTATAGTTGAGAATTTATCTTCAAGAGTCAGCTGGCAG GATCTCAAAGATTTCATGAGACAAGCGGGGGAAGTAACCTTTGCGGATGCACATCGACCTAAATTAAATGAAGG GGTGGTTGAGTTTGCCTCTTACGGTGATTTAAAGAATGCTATTGAAAAACtttcaggaaaggaaataaatgggagaaaaatcaaattaatcGAAGGCAGCAAAAGGCACAG GTCACGAAGCAGGTCTCGTTCCAGGACCAGGAGTTCCTCTAGGTCTCGTAGCCGGTCTCGTTCTCGGAGTCGCAAGTCTTACAGCCGGTCCAGGAGCCGGAGCAGGAGCCGGAGCAAGTCCCGTTCTGTTAGTAGGTCTCCTGTGCCTGAGAAGAGCCAGAAACGTGGTTCTTCAAGTAGATCTAAATCTCCAGCATCTGTGGATCGCCAGAGGTCCAGGTCCCGATCCCGGTCAAGGTCCAGATCAGTTGACAGTGGCAATTAA